From a single Ailuropoda melanoleuca isolate Jingjing chromosome 12, ASM200744v2, whole genome shotgun sequence genomic region:
- the MVK gene encoding mevalonate kinase — MLSEVLLLSAPGKVILHGEHAVVHGKVALAVALNLRTFLRLQPHSNGKVCLNLPNIGVKRAWDVARLQLQDTSFLEQGNAAAPTPEQVEKLKEVAGFPEDGANPECLAVLAFLYLYLSICRKQRALPSLDITVWSQLPTGAGLGSSAAYSVCMATALLTACEEIPNPRKDGESASRWTGEDLELINKWAFQGERMIHGNPSGVDNAVSTWGGVVRFQQGKISSLKRPPALRILLTNTKVPRSTKALVASVQSRLLKFPEIVSPLLTSINAISLECERMLGEMEAAPAPEHYLVLEELIDMNQHHLNALGVGHASLDQLCQVTMAHGLHSKLTGAGGGGCGITLLRPDLEQPEVEATKQALTDCGFDCWETSIGAPGISVHSAASLDAPVRQALDGL; from the exons ATGCTGTCAGAAGTTCTGCTGCTGTCCGCTCCAGGGAAAGTCATCCTTCACGGAGAACATGCCGTGGTCCACGGCAAG GTAGCACTGGCTGTGGCCTTGAACTTGAGAACATTCCTCCGGCTTCAGCCCCACAGCAATGGGAAAGTGTGCCTCAACTTACCAAACATTGGCGTCAAGCGGGCCTGGGATGTGGCCAGGCTTCAGCTGCAGGATACGAGCTTTCTGG AGCAAGGGAACGCCGCAGCACCCACCCCAGAGCAAGTGGAGAAGCTGAAGGAGGTGGCGGGCTTCCCCGAGGACGGCGCCAACCCCGAGTGCCTGGCTGTGCTGGCCTTCCTCTACTTGTACCTGTCCATCTGCCGGAAGCAGAG GGCCCTGCCCAGCCTGGACATCACGGTGTGGTCACAGCTACCCACGGGGGCCGGCCTGGGCTCCAGCGCCGCCTACTCTGTGTGTATGGCCACCGCTCTCCTGACTGCGTGCGAGGAGATCCCAAACCCACGGAAGGACGGGGAGTCCGCCAGCAG GTGGACCGGGGAGGATTTGGAGTTAATTAACAAGTGGGCCttccagggagagagaatgatTCATGGGAACCCCTCCGGAGTGGACAATGCTGTCAGCACCTGGG GAGGAGTGGTCCGATTCCAGCAAGGCAAGATCTCCTCCCTAAAGAG GCCACCGGCTCTGAGGATCCTGCTGACCAACACTAAAGTCCCTCGCAGCACCAAGGCTCTCGTGGCCAGCGTCCAGAGCAGGCTGCTTAAG tTCCCTGAGATCGTGTCACCCCTGCTGACCTCCATCAACGCGATTTCGCTGGAGTGCGAGCGGATGCTGGGGGAGATGGAGGCGGCGCCGGCCCCCGAGCACTACCTTGTGCTGGAA GAGCTCATCGACATGAACCAGCACCATCTGAATGCCCTCGGCGTGGGCCATGCCTCGCTGGACCAGCTCTGCCAGGTGACCATGGCCCATGGACTGCACAGCAAGCTCACTGGTGCAGGCGGTGGTGGCTGTGGCATCACACTCCTCAGGCCAG ATCTGGAGCAGCCGGAGGTGGAGGCCACGAAGCAGGCTCTGACTGACTGCGGGTTTGACTGCTGGGAAACCAGCATCGGGGCCCCCGGCATCTCCGTCCACTCGGCCGCCTCCCTGGATGCCCCCGTGCGGCAAGCCCTGGATGGTCTCTGA